The DNA segment GGTGTTTCAATTGGTTCGTAATGTTCTGGGAACGGGCCGTCAGCCATACGTTCACGCACAAATAAACCACTTACCCCTTCAGGTTGCATAATAAATGGTAGGGTAGGACTATTTGGCGGCGCTGTACCGAAGTCTGCCACGTCCACATAGTTCCAGTTTTTGCCATTCCATTTGATCAACTGGCGTTTTGGATTCCAAGGTTTACCAGATAAATCCGCACTTGCACGGTTGTAAATAATACGGCGGTTCATCGGCCACGCAAAGCCCCAACCTAAGGTGTTACCTAAGTTAGACGGATCTGCGTTATCGCGATTCGCCATTTGGTTACCTTTTTGTGTCCATTGACCAGTATAAATCCAGCACGCACCAGATGTGCTACCATCAGCACGCATTTGTGCGAAACTTGAAAGTAGCTCACCTTTTTTCAAGATCACGTTGCCGTTGGCATCAAGGAGATCTTGTAAGGCATAGCCGTTCATTTCTTTCGCCACTTCTTCTGCTTTTGGCTCGAGCGGATTATCATAGTTCCAGCTCATCGCTTCAAGGCTATCCAGTGATACGCCACCTTCTTTGTGATAAAGCTCGATTAATGCAGCTCTTAATTCAGAAAGAATTTCACCATCGCTTTTCGCTTCAAATGGGGCATCAACAGCTTTCCAGTGCCATTGTAACCAACGACCAGAGTTAGCGATTGAACCGTGTTCTTCCACGAAACAAGTGGTTGGTAAGCGGAATACTTCGGTTTGAATTTCTTCTGTTTTCACATCATTAAATTCACCGTAGTTTTTCCAGAATTCCGAGGTATCCGTAATTAACGGATCCATAATCACCAAGTATTTCAAATTACTTAAGGCTTTGATGATTTTGCCTGAATTTGGATAAGAGGCAACAGGGTTCATTCCTTGGCAGAAATAACCATTTACGCGACCTTGATACATTTCATCAATGTAGCGCATTTGATCCATACCGCCTTTCGGCAATTTCGGTAAATAATGGTAGCCGAATTCATTTTCAGCAGTAGCTTTTTCACCAAAGAAGGTTTTCAGCATACTTACCATAAATTTCGGCGTATTTTGCCAGTAGTTCACCTGATCTTTCATCATTGTTTTTGGCGTAATACGGTTTAGGAAGTTTTCTAAACTGGTATCCGCTTCGGTTGGCAATGGAATATAGCCAGGCAACATATGTGGGAATAAACCTAAATCCGTAATCCCTTGTACATTTGAGTGTCCACGCAACGCATTCACACCACCGCCAGAAACCCCGATATTACCGAGTAATAGCTGGATCATCGCCATCGTACGAATATTTTGTGAACCCACAGTATGTTGAGTCCAACCTAATGCGTACATAAAGGTTGCAGCTTTATCAGGTGCAGAGGTTTTGGCAATTTCTTCACAGAATTGTAAGAAACTTTTTTGTGGTGTACCCGTGATACGTTCTACCATTTCAGGGGTATAACGAGAAACGTGATCTTTTAACAGATTAATCACGCAACGAGGGTGTTGTAAGGTTAGATCACGAATAGGCTGACCTTCCGCATCAAACTGATAACGCCAAGTTGAACGATCATATTTGCGAGTTTCAGGATCATAGCCTGAGAACAAGCCATCTTCAAACTTGAAGTTCTCATCAACGAGGAATGCCGCATTCGTATAATGTCTAACATATTCGTGTTGGATTTGATCTTTTTCTAATAAATAACGAATAACGCCAGATAAAAATGCAATATCTGTCCCAGAACGTAATGGCATATAAATATCTGCAACTGAAGCTGTACGGTTAAAGCGTGGATCAACCACCATTAACTTCGCACCATTTTGTTTTTTCGCTTCAATCGCCCAACGGAACCCAACAGGGTGAGCTTCCGCAGCGTTACCGCCCATTACGATTACTAAATCAGAGTTTTTAATATCAACCCAGTGGTTGGTCATCGCACCGCGACCAAATGATGGAGCAAGACTTGCTACCGTTGGTCCGTGTCAGATACTCGCTTGGTTGTCGGTATAAATCATACCGAGTGAGCGCACAAATTTTTGCGTTAAGATACCGGTTTCATTACTACAAGCAGAGCCTGCTAAGAAACCTGATGTCATCCAACGATTAACAGGCGTGCCATTTTCATTGTTTAACACAAAGTTGGCATCACGGTCTGCTTTCATATGTTTTGCGATACGCTCAATGGCTTCTTCCCAAGAAATACGTTTCCATTCTGTTGAACCTGGCTCACGCACTTCAGGATATTTCACACGGCGTGGGCTATTTACATAATCTAATGCCCCTGCCCCTTTCGGACAAAGCGCCCCACGGCTTACTGGATGATCGGGGTCCCCTTCAATGTGATAAAGTTTACCCACGCTATTTTTTGCGCCATCACCTAAGCTGTATAACAACATACCACAGCCTACGGCACAATAGGTGCAGGTATTACGGGTTTCTTTACCGCGTAATAACTTGTATTCGCGAGGAGCTGCTAAAGCTGTTGCTGGAGCAAAGCCCAACATCGCCGCAGACGTCCCTGCCATACCACCTGCACAGATCTTAAAGAATTTTCTTCTTGTGACCTGCATAGAGATACTCCTTAACCAACAAAATTGTTGTGTTATTGTGTAGTAGTAGAATTTTTCGATATTCGTTTGGGTACTGAATTTGCTTAAATTTATATTTTGTACATCAATGAAATTCAGTACTGTATAGTTTATTGCAAATTGTATTACAATTAGCAAAATACATACAATGCTAAGGATACGCCTTTTTACGGGCAAAATCCATAAATAATCTTGATTAAGAAGGGGAAAGGCTTGAGCTGGATCACAAAATCGCCAATTATTTTTTTCAAAAAATTAACAAATAGCCAACAAAAGGGAAACGATTTTTTGCTCGAAGAACGAGAAGATAATCTCGCCGTAGAAAACCCCGTAGCCCTAGTTTATAACGGCATTAG comes from the Avibacterium avium genome and includes:
- the fdnG gene encoding formate dehydrogenase-N subunit alpha, with the protein product MQVTRRKFFKICAGGMAGTSAAMLGFAPATALAAPREYKLLRGKETRNTCTYCAVGCGMLLYSLGDGAKNSVGKLYHIEGDPDHPVSRGALCPKGAGALDYVNSPRRVKYPEVREPGSTEWKRISWEEAIERIAKHMKADRDANFVLNNENGTPVNRWMTSGFLAGSACSNETGILTQKFVRSLGMIYTDNQASIUHGPTVASLAPSFGRGAMTNHWVDIKNSDLVIVMGGNAAEAHPVGFRWAIEAKKQNGAKLMVVDPRFNRTASVADIYMPLRSGTDIAFLSGVIRYLLEKDQIQHEYVRHYTNAAFLVDENFKFEDGLFSGYDPETRKYDRSTWRYQFDAEGQPIRDLTLQHPRCVINLLKDHVSRYTPEMVERITGTPQKSFLQFCEEIAKTSAPDKAATFMYALGWTQHTVGSQNIRTMAMIQLLLGNIGVSGGGVNALRGHSNVQGITDLGLFPHMLPGYIPLPTEADTSLENFLNRITPKTMMKDQVNYWQNTPKFMVSMLKTFFGEKATAENEFGYHYLPKLPKGGMDQMRYIDEMYQGRVNGYFCQGMNPVASYPNSGKIIKALSNLKYLVIMDPLITDTSEFWKNYGEFNDVKTEEIQTEVFRLPTTCFVEEHGSIANSGRWLQWHWKAVDAPFEAKSDGEILSELRAALIELYHKEGGVSLDSLEAMSWNYDNPLEPKAEEVAKEMNGYALQDLLDANGNVILKKGELLSSFAQMRADGSTSGACWIYTGQWTQKGNQMANRDNADPSNLGNTLGWGFAWPMNRRIIYNRASADLSGKPWNPKRQLIKWNGKNWNYVDVADFGTAPPNSPTLPFIMQPEGVSGLFVRERMADGPFPEHYEPIETPIGTNPLHPNVVSNPVARILESDKADIGTSEEFPYVGTTYRLTEHFHFWTKNVLLNVIAQPEQFVEIGEALAKEKGINNGDYVKVTSKRGYIKAVAVVTKRIRPLTADGKAVHTVGIPIHWGFGGIGKQGFFANNLTIRAGDANTQTPESKCMLVNIEKVGA